Part of the Deltaproteobacteria bacterium genome is shown below.
GTGCTGCTGCGCTCGCTGAAAGATCCGAATCGCGCGCGCGATCTGCCGCGCACCTGGGAAGCGCAGGCCGGATCCGGATCCATTCGCATGCTGTTCCGCGATCGCGGGCTCTCGGATCTCATCGGCTTCACCTATGCGCGCTCGCCCGCGCGCGACGCCGTGGGCGACTTCCTCTCGCACCTCGGCCGCATCGGCGCGGGCTCGCCGCAGGAGATTCCGACCGTGGGCGTGTTCCTCGACGGCGAGAATCCCTGGGAGCACTACCCGAACTCCGGGCGCGACTTCTTGCGCGGGCTGTACAGCGCGCTCGAGCGCCAAGAGAACGGCGTGGAGCCGGTGACGCTCGGCGAGGCCTTCGCCAAGAGCCCGCCCACGCGGCGCATCGAGCGGATCCACTCCGGCTCGTGGATCGAGGCGAACTACCGCATCTGGATCAGCCACCCCGAGGACAACCTCGGCTGGACGCTGCTCGGCGAAGCGCGCCGGCTCCTCGCGCAGAAGCAGGCGGCGGGATTCGATCCCATCAAGTGTCGCGACGCGCGGGATTCGCTGCTGGTGGCCGAGGGCAGCGACTGGTTCTGGTGGTACGGCGACGACTTCAGCACCGACAGCCTCGCCGAGTTCGACGCGCTCTTCCGCGGCTACGTGCGCAAGGCCTTCACCTTGCTCGGCGAGCAGCCGCCCGAGCGCCTGGCCGAGCCCATCGCGCGGAAGGTCCGCGCGGCCCAGCCCAACGCCGGCCTGCGCGAGCCCGACGTGCTCATCCACCCGCCGCTCGACGGACGTGCCAGCGCCTACTACGCCTGGGCCGGCGCGGCCGCGTACTCGCCACAGGGCGATCGCGGATCCATGCACCAGGGACAGGGCGCGTTCAGCGCGCTGCGCTACGGGTTCGACCTCGAGCGGCTCTATCTGCGCCTGGATCCGGCCGGATCCATCGACGAGCTCGCGGGGCAGGTGAGCGGGCTGGAGCTGGAGATTCTGCGCGAAGGCGCCGAGCAGACGGTGCAGGTGCCGCTGGGCCGGGGCGCGCTGCGGCCGCAGGTCGACGGGCGCGTCCTCGGCGAGGGCGCGCTGAACGAGGTGCTCACGTTCGCGGTGCGCTTCGACGCGCTGGGGCTGCGTCCTGGCGAGCGGGCCGGACTGGTGGTGCGCGCGCTGCGGAACGGCGTGGAGGTGGAGCGGCTGCCGCGCTCCGGCTCGTTGCGCTTCACCGTGCCGCGGCCCGACTTCGAGCAGGTGCATTGGCGCGTGTAGAAAAATCTCGGCGCTTTCGCGCCTACATCGAGCCGACCTAGAATCGCTCCCGGAACCTGCACCCTGAGGAGCACCGATGGCGTCGGGAGGCAGTGGCGAGGAGACCCGGGTCACGAAAGTGACCGCGATGGTCAACCGCATCCAGGCGCCCGGCGAGAGCTGCCTGGTGGAGATCTACGGTCCGGACCTGGGCAAGAAGTACCCGCTCGCCGGCGACGAGCTCACCATCGGCCGCGACAGCAAGAACGAGATCGTGGTCGACCTGGACAACGTCTCGCGCAAGCACGCGCGCGTGGCCGCTCGCGAGGGCAAGTGCTTCGTGAGCGATCTCGGCTCCACGAACGGCACCTACCTCAACGACCAGGAGATCCTGCACGAGACGCCGCTGCGAAACGGCGACCTCATCAAGGTCGGCGGATCGATCTTCAAGTTCCTCTACGGCGGCAACGTGGAGCAGCTGTACTACGAAGAGATCTACCGGATGGCCATCATCGATGGCCTCACCCAGGTCTACAACAAACGGTACTTGCTGGAGTTTCTCGAGCGCGAGATGGCACGCTGCCACCGCTACGCGCGCGCCCTCAGCTTGATCATGTTCGACATCGATCACTTCAAGCACATCAACGACCAGAACGGGCACCTCGCGGGCGACCACGTGCTGCGCGAGCTGGCCGGGCTGGTGCGCGCGAAGGTCCGCAAGGAAGAGTGCGTGGGGCGCTACGGCGGCGAGGAGTTCACCATCGTCATGCCCGAGGCCGGCCCGGAGAAGGCGCGGCGCTTCGCGGACAAGCTCCTGCGGCTCGTGGCAGACCACGACTTCGTCTTCGAGAGCAACAAGATCCCGGTGACGATCAGCATCGGCGTCGCGGACATGACCGGCGAGACCACCGAGCCGGTGCAGTTCATCAAGGCCGCCGACACCATGCTCTACAAGGCCAAGCGCGACGGCCGAAACCGCGTCTGCGGCTAGCTTCGGATCCGGATCCGGATCAGACGACCTCGGCCTTCACGCCCAGCGCGATGCTGAAGCCGTCGCCGCGGCTGCGGACGCAGGCGTCGTATTCGGTCTCGCCGAGGATGCGCGCGGCCAGCTCCAGCGCCACCTGCGAGGCGTCGTCGCCGGGAATCACGGGCACCACCAGCGTGCCGTGGCCCGAGAGGTGCGCGGTGAGCTCGCCGGGAACCAGCGCCTCGCCCTGGATCACGATCTGGCCCAGGCCGCGGCGCGAAGGAAGAAAGTCCGCGGCCAGACCGACCGCGCTCGACCGGACGCGCACCCACGGCGGCGGCGTGCGGCCACCGGTGAAGCTGCGCGAGACCTGGGTGAGCGGGCGAAGTTGCATGAGAACCCTCGGCGCGGAGCGGTGTGCGCGTTCGGGGTCATTATCCTACTCCATCGCCAGAAGTTGCGGTGCGTCATTACGCAAGTGGTTGACGCATCAGGGATCTACCGTTCGACCTTGCGCTCGAACGTCGATTGGAGGCCGATTCCCGCGTCAAATCCGCCGGCTTCGACCTTGGGGCCGATCGCGTGGTTGTCGACCTTGTAGAGCTCCGACTTCACCGAGCCGTGGAAGGTGTCGGTGATCTGCTTCTTCGCCGTGACCACGTTGCCGTCGAGCAGGTTGCCGAGCACATCGGCCTTGGCGAACGCGTTGGCGTCGTAGGCGCAGGTGAGCGTGGTCTCGAGCTTCTTGCGGCCGGGCAGCTCGTTCTCGAGCTTGATCGTGAGCTTCGGATCGTCCGTGGGCGTCATCTCGCTCGCAAGCTCAATGGGATCGGCGTTCGCGTCGAGCGTCTCGCCCGGTGGCAGCTTGTAGGTCTGGGTCACGGCGATCTCCAGCTCGTGCTTTCCGCCGCCGCCAATCGCCGCCGCGGCCTCGCCTTCGACCTTGAAGGTCTTGGTCACCACGATCTCGTTCTTCGCGTAGTCGAGCTTCGCTTTGACCGTCGCATCGGCGTGGATG
Proteins encoded:
- a CDS encoding glycoside hydrolase, which produces VLLRSLKDPNRARDLPRTWEAQAGSGSIRMLFRDRGLSDLIGFTYARSPARDAVGDFLSHLGRIGAGSPQEIPTVGVFLDGENPWEHYPNSGRDFLRGLYSALERQENGVEPVTLGEAFAKSPPTRRIERIHSGSWIEANYRIWISHPEDNLGWTLLGEARRLLAQKQAAGFDPIKCRDARDSLLVAEGSDWFWWYGDDFSTDSLAEFDALFRGYVRKAFTLLGEQPPERLAEPIARKVRAAQPNAGLREPDVLIHPPLDGRASAYYAWAGAAAYSPQGDRGSMHQGQGAFSALRYGFDLERLYLRLDPAGSIDELAGQVSGLELEILREGAEQTVQVPLGRGALRPQVDGRVLGEGALNEVLTFAVRFDALGLRPGERAGLVVRALRNGVEVERLPRSGSLRFTVPRPDFEQVHWRV
- a CDS encoding GGDEF domain-containing protein produces the protein MASGGSGEETRVTKVTAMVNRIQAPGESCLVEIYGPDLGKKYPLAGDELTIGRDSKNEIVVDLDNVSRKHARVAAREGKCFVSDLGSTNGTYLNDQEILHETPLRNGDLIKVGGSIFKFLYGGNVEQLYYEEIYRMAIIDGLTQVYNKRYLLEFLEREMARCHRYARALSLIMFDIDHFKHINDQNGHLAGDHVLRELAGLVRAKVRKEECVGRYGGEEFTIVMPEAGPEKARRFADKLLRLVADHDFVFESNKIPVTISIGVADMTGETTEPVQFIKAADTMLYKAKRDGRNRVCG